Proteins from a single region of Pseudomonas fulva:
- a CDS encoding DUF3304 domain-containing protein — MSQSLKSPAARNFIRLYPFAVLPLVLLLVSGCMARESEMLGAPVEGYNHTSAAINRFTVNGAGGPNLGPYSGGGGQVCCGSVPRYWRPGLKAIVEWEKDPAPRDYVNWAPLGTDAYRESYKKHEANYSHHRMVVQIPEYKEAGTLKVHFLPCDQVRVSADNVFYNTPSYRYNFPPKMEDTECPKP, encoded by the coding sequence ATGTCCCAAAGCCTGAAGTCACCGGCTGCGCGTAACTTTATACGCCTCTACCCATTTGCTGTTTTGCCGCTGGTGTTATTGCTGGTAAGTGGTTGTATGGCCAGAGAGTCTGAGATGCTCGGCGCACCTGTTGAGGGTTATAACCATACATCTGCGGCCATCAACCGATTTACCGTTAACGGCGCCGGAGGTCCTAATTTAGGCCCTTATAGCGGTGGCGGTGGACAGGTTTGTTGTGGCTCGGTGCCGCGTTACTGGCGGCCTGGATTGAAGGCTATTGTGGAGTGGGAGAAAGATCCAGCACCGAGGGACTATGTGAACTGGGCACCTCTTGGAACCGACGCTTACAGAGAATCTTATAAAAAACACGAAGCCAATTACTCCCATCACCGGATGGTAGTTCAAATCCCAGAGTATAAAGAGGCCGGTACGCTGAAAGTACATTTTCTGCCCTGCGATCAGGTCAGAGTCTCAGCCGACAATGTTTTCTACAATACGCCCAGTTATCGCTATAATTTTCCACCCAAGATGGAGGATACGGAATGTCCCAAACCTTGA
- a CDS encoding LysR family transcriptional regulator, producing MIAPTQYQISHVDLALVLALVRGRSLARAAEQLQVDVSTVFRAIRKLEANLGIALFEKSRRGYMPTQSAQALAEQAERAEQALDAARIALQHGEKVISGTVRLTCTDAVLQNLLLPSLAELMPRYPALSLELATTNTFANLSRRDADIALRLSNAPPEHLVGRQLGHTAYYICGRPEHRDAFLQAPTAVPWIAPDDSMPDHITVAWRHQVHPSLVPRYRCSSMSAVATLVQGGLGIAALPDFMARSLNGVERLSEALVACDTDLWLLTRPDCLALRSVQTLFDELTPLLRARLNSR from the coding sequence ATGATTGCACCCACGCAATATCAGATCAGCCACGTCGACCTCGCCCTGGTGCTCGCCCTGGTGCGCGGACGCTCTCTGGCACGGGCCGCCGAGCAGTTGCAGGTGGATGTGTCGACGGTGTTCCGGGCCATCCGCAAGCTGGAGGCCAATCTCGGTATCGCCCTGTTCGAGAAGAGCCGCCGCGGCTACATGCCGACCCAGAGCGCCCAGGCCCTGGCCGAGCAGGCCGAGCGCGCCGAGCAGGCCCTGGATGCCGCGCGGATCGCCCTGCAGCACGGCGAAAAAGTCATCAGCGGCACGGTGCGCCTGACCTGCACCGATGCGGTACTGCAGAACCTGCTGCTGCCCAGCCTGGCCGAGCTGATGCCCCGTTACCCGGCGCTGTCCCTGGAGCTGGCCACCACCAACACCTTCGCCAATCTCAGCCGCCGCGACGCGGACATCGCCCTGCGCCTGTCCAACGCACCGCCCGAGCACCTGGTCGGCCGTCAACTCGGCCACACCGCCTATTACATCTGCGGCCGCCCGGAACACCGTGACGCCTTTCTACAGGCGCCGACCGCAGTACCGTGGATCGCCCCGGACGACTCCATGCCCGACCACATCACCGTGGCCTGGCGCCACCAGGTGCACCCCAGCCTGGTGCCGCGCTACCGCTGCAGCAGCATGTCGGCGGTCGCCACCCTGGTGCAGGGCGGCCTGGGCATCGCCGCCCTGCCCGACTTCATGGCCCGCAGCCTGAATGGCGTGGAGCGCCTGAGCGAGGCACTGGTCGCTTGCGACACCGACCTGTGGCTGCTGACCCGCCCCGACTGCCTGGCGCTACGCTCCGTGCAGACGCTGTTCGACGAGCTCACCCCGCTGCTGCGCGCGCGCCTTAACAGTCGCTAG
- a CDS encoding DUF3304 domain-containing protein, whose amino-acid sequence MLGAPVEGYNHTSAAINRFTVNGAGGPNLGPYSGGGGQVCCGSVPRYWRPGLRAIVEWEKDPNPRPAIPLKRNKYGSLDPDDYKKHAANYTSHRMVVDIPQYQEAGTLKVHFLPCDQVRVSADNVFYDTPSYRYNFPRKMEDKECPRT is encoded by the coding sequence ATGCTCGGGGCACCTGTCGAGGGCTATAACCACACCTCCGCTGCCATCAACCGATTTACCGTCAATGGTGCAGGCGGGCCTAATTTGGGGCCTTATAGCGGTGGCGGTGGACAGGTATGTTGTGGCTCGGTGCCGCGTTACTGGCGACCTGGATTGAGGGCCATTGTGGAGTGGGAGAAAGATCCTAATCCTCGGCCAGCTATCCCCCTAAAGCGCAATAAATATGGCTCTCTCGATCCGGATGATTACAAAAAACATGCGGCCAATTACACCAGTCATCGGATGGTAGTGGATATCCCTCAGTACCAAGAAGCTGGAACATTGAAGGTGCATTTTCTTCCCTGTGATCAAGTAAGAGTTTCGGCGGATAATGTTTTCTACGATACGCCCAGTTATCGCTATAACTTTCCACGCAAGATGGAGGATAAGGAATGTCCCAGAACCTGA
- a CDS encoding DUF3304 domain-containing protein, giving the protein MARESEMLGAPVEGYNHTSAAINRFTVNGAGGPNIGPYQGGGKQVCCGSLPRHWRPGLRAVVEWEKDPNPFPAVPLKRNKYGSLDPDDYKRHAANYTHHRAVVEIHEYDKPSPLIVHFLPCDTVRVAATPIVPGHPGYPYNFPPKMEDTECPKA; this is encoded by the coding sequence ATGGCTAGGGAGTCCGAGATGCTCGGTGCACCTGTTGAGGGCTATAACCATACATCCGCGGCCATCAACAGATTCACCGTTAATGGCGCCGGTGGCCCAAATATCGGTCCGTATCAGGGAGGGGGGAAACAAGTTTGCTGTGGTTCGCTGCCACGTCATTGGCGGCCAGGGCTAAGAGCCGTTGTGGAGTGGGAGAAGGATCCTAACCCATTCCCAGCGGTGCCACTTAAACGCAATAAATACGGCTCTCTAGACCCCGATGATTATAAAAGGCATGCGGCCAACTACACTCATCACCGTGCAGTTGTAGAAATACATGAGTACGACAAACCTAGTCCCCTCATCGTGCACTTTCTTCCTTGCGACACCGTGCGCGTCGCCGCCACTCCTATAGTTCCAGGCCATCCTGGTTACCCCTACAATTTCCCACCCAAGATGGAGGATACGGAATGTCCAAAAGCCTGA
- a CDS encoding T6SS phospholipase effector Tle1-like catalytic domain-containing protein produces the protein MSQTLKPAPAGVLIARPFERTGLPINSWEVLLNIRAQERDEKKAWSRSINTAAKQGEAVPEPCSKTLHISLCFDGTNNHEPSDSIADPRCTSNVARLLHASIEKVDNGFFRYYSPGVGTVFEEIKEYVPDSNGLIGARGGEDRINWGLTRLIAALKETLKSEGQEPLSLGQTQALVEAMGTNWAASVLSGGLLENGARKRKAAIKPYEDQLAGVLKERQSSDKKPEILALRLYVYGFSRGAAQARTFANWLMELTRQQNGEASEYRFAGLPISIEFLGLFDTVAAVGLADSAPFAAGHMDWASGTMRLPDEDPEQACMPTGLPEDCRFLKRCVHLVSAHEQRASFPLDSIRRREKNANGTRDNTRASVYRKDTWEYVYPGMHSDVGGGYPPGDQGKARGGQGELLSQITLHHMYRSAFAAGAPLQVPADTADVADLVEEWRKMDGRTRNEFDFTPQLVTRFNAWQKQAVAGSLEDVIKREQALITAWRIDRYAGGIDKQGFYSRVKGQDMSKEQQAALKRLHAHKLAENSAAAQGKELPVLSERQQQQHEADLKLVGGTDAYSRINTNKTFEPALDDQQLRRAAAEFKRDYDRSWGVDEDTFSIGGVINMLLGGTVYLINEEDEAQEYAELYKNGTARNRELFVRPGVIANGQQALVELFDEQVHDSRAWFMNSSALGEREPFTDYFRIRLVHFDNESNKNLSVLATAGRVVGVGIALASVGLSVKKRNPRYLLGLFLPSLATPVLTGRVGLPDFPEITAFDPLTGIALPMMDGVQSLRAFTQNPGDVVAKLSSMPLPVPLTEQTAITPDLQTIFNAAEAAKAAKEAKDSGDMSGLLGQAMDLMGKDDPKPGLQSPGFLGQAMNLMDKDGAKTGLPPAGLVSQAVDLVGKGDAKYGPQPPGLLNQAKGEAKGLIG, from the coding sequence ATGTCCCAAACCTTGAAGCCAGCACCAGCTGGAGTGCTGATTGCACGACCATTCGAACGTACGGGCTTGCCAATCAACTCATGGGAAGTTCTTCTTAACATAAGGGCTCAGGAACGAGACGAGAAAAAAGCTTGGAGCCGATCGATTAATACCGCTGCAAAGCAAGGTGAAGCAGTACCTGAACCGTGCTCTAAAACTCTGCATATCAGTCTTTGTTTTGATGGCACCAATAACCATGAGCCATCGGACTCAATTGCTGACCCTAGATGCACGAGTAATGTGGCTCGCCTGCTTCATGCCAGTATCGAAAAAGTAGATAACGGTTTTTTCCGTTATTACAGCCCAGGAGTGGGCACCGTATTTGAGGAAATTAAAGAGTATGTACCTGACTCAAATGGTCTGATTGGAGCCCGTGGAGGTGAAGACCGAATCAATTGGGGGCTTACCCGATTAATTGCGGCGCTCAAAGAGACACTCAAAAGCGAAGGGCAAGAGCCGCTTTCTCTTGGTCAGACGCAGGCATTGGTCGAAGCCATGGGCACCAATTGGGCTGCTTCCGTGCTTAGCGGAGGGTTATTGGAGAATGGCGCACGCAAGCGAAAGGCTGCAATAAAGCCATACGAGGATCAACTCGCTGGCGTGCTGAAAGAGCGACAAAGTTCCGATAAGAAACCGGAGATTTTGGCTCTGCGCCTCTATGTTTATGGGTTTTCCCGTGGAGCCGCCCAGGCCCGCACTTTTGCCAACTGGCTGATGGAACTGACGCGCCAGCAGAACGGTGAAGCCAGCGAATACCGGTTCGCCGGGCTACCCATCTCCATCGAGTTCCTTGGATTGTTCGACACCGTAGCCGCCGTAGGCCTTGCCGACAGTGCCCCGTTCGCAGCAGGCCATATGGACTGGGCCAGCGGTACCATGCGTTTGCCAGACGAAGATCCTGAGCAAGCCTGTATGCCGACTGGTCTGCCTGAAGACTGTCGGTTCCTCAAACGCTGCGTGCATCTAGTTTCCGCCCATGAGCAACGCGCGAGCTTTCCACTGGACTCCATTCGCCGCCGGGAGAAAAACGCTAACGGGACGCGCGACAACACCCGAGCATCCGTTTATCGCAAGGACACTTGGGAGTATGTCTATCCCGGCATGCATTCCGATGTGGGCGGCGGTTATCCGCCTGGTGATCAGGGTAAGGCTCGTGGTGGTCAAGGTGAACTGTTGTCACAGATTACCCTGCACCATATGTACCGTTCGGCCTTCGCTGCTGGTGCTCCATTGCAGGTGCCGGCGGATACGGCTGATGTGGCAGATTTAGTCGAAGAATGGCGGAAGATGGATGGTCGGACTCGAAACGAGTTTGACTTCACTCCGCAACTTGTCACCCGCTTCAACGCTTGGCAAAAACAAGCCGTGGCAGGTTCACTTGAAGATGTAATCAAGCGAGAGCAGGCCCTGATCACGGCCTGGCGTATCGACCGCTATGCGGGCGGTATCGACAAGCAAGGCTTTTACAGCCGTGTGAAAGGGCAGGACATGAGCAAGGAGCAACAGGCCGCTCTGAAACGTCTGCATGCCCATAAACTGGCAGAAAACTCCGCAGCGGCTCAGGGCAAGGAGCTGCCTGTGCTCAGTGAACGACAACAGCAACAGCATGAGGCTGATCTCAAGCTGGTCGGGGGCACCGACGCTTATTCGCGCATCAACACAAACAAGACATTCGAGCCTGCGCTCGACGATCAGCAATTGCGCCGTGCCGCTGCCGAGTTCAAACGTGATTATGATCGTAGCTGGGGCGTTGACGAAGACACCTTTAGCATCGGTGGCGTAATCAACATGCTGTTGGGCGGCACCGTTTATCTTATCAACGAAGAAGACGAAGCCCAGGAGTATGCCGAGCTTTACAAGAATGGAACCGCGCGTAATCGCGAGCTGTTTGTGAGGCCGGGAGTTATTGCCAATGGGCAACAAGCACTGGTCGAGCTTTTCGACGAGCAGGTACACGATTCGCGTGCCTGGTTTATGAATTCTTCTGCTCTTGGAGAGCGCGAGCCTTTTACCGATTACTTCCGCATCCGCCTGGTTCACTTCGACAACGAATCGAACAAAAACCTATCGGTCTTGGCAACAGCCGGGCGCGTGGTTGGCGTGGGCATTGCGCTGGCCAGCGTTGGGCTGTCGGTCAAGAAGCGCAACCCGCGTTACCTACTTGGCCTTTTCCTGCCATCGCTGGCGACACCTGTGCTGACGGGCAGAGTTGGCCTGCCAGATTTCCCAGAGATCACCGCGTTCGATCCATTGACCGGTATCGCTTTGCCAATGATGGACGGCGTGCAGTCCCTGCGGGCGTTCACGCAAAATCCAGGCGATGTGGTGGCCAAGCTCAGCAGCATGCCGTTGCCGGTACCGCTCACCGAGCAAACCGCCATTACGCCGGATCTACAGACCATCTTCAACGCGGCCGAAGCAGCAAAGGCCGCCAAAGAAGCCAAGGACTCCGGTGATATGAGCGGTTTGTTGGGCCAGGCCATGGACCTGATGGGCAAGGATGATCCCAAGCCTGGGCTCCAGTCTCCGGGTTTTTTGGGCCAAGCCATGAACTTGATGGACAAGGACGGCGCCAAAACCGGGCTCCCACCTGCAGGTTTGGTGAGTCAGGCCGTGGACTTGGTGGGCAAGGGCGATGCCAAATACGGGCCTCAGCCTCCGGGTTTGCTGAATCAAGCCAAGGGCGAAGCCAAAGGGCTTATCGGCTAG
- a CDS encoding NAD(P)-dependent alcohol dehydrogenase yields the protein MTTILGYAAQDSSKPLAPYRFQRRAVGANDVQIDILYCGVCHSDLHTARNEWKNTLYPSVPGHEIVGKVTAVGSDVTGFKVGDLAGVGCMVDSCRSCSSCSEGLEQYCENGFTGTYNGPLFGGENTFGGYSDAIVVDQKFVLRIRHTDNLAAVAPLLCAGITTYSPLRQWNVKPGDKVGIVGLGGLGHMGVKIAAAMGAHVVLFTTSPNKREDALRLGAAEVVVSKNADEMAAHANSFDFILNTVAAPHNLDAFLGLLKRDATMTLVGVPDSAHPSPEVFGLIFKRRRLAGSLIGGIAETQEMLDFCAEHNIVSDIEMIDIQNINEAYERMLKSDVKYRFVIDMASLAKDQDAA from the coding sequence ATGACCACCATTCTCGGCTATGCCGCCCAGGACTCCAGCAAACCTCTCGCGCCCTACCGCTTCCAGCGCCGCGCCGTCGGCGCCAACGACGTGCAGATCGACATCCTCTACTGCGGCGTCTGCCATTCCGACCTGCACACCGCGCGCAACGAGTGGAAGAACACCCTGTACCCCTCGGTGCCTGGCCACGAGATCGTCGGCAAGGTCACCGCCGTCGGTAGCGACGTGACCGGCTTCAAGGTCGGCGACCTGGCCGGCGTCGGCTGCATGGTCGACAGCTGCCGGAGCTGCTCGTCCTGTTCCGAAGGCCTGGAGCAATACTGCGAGAACGGCTTCACCGGCACCTACAACGGCCCGCTCTTCGGTGGCGAAAACACCTTTGGCGGCTACTCCGACGCCATCGTCGTCGACCAGAAGTTCGTCCTGCGCATCCGCCATACCGACAACCTGGCCGCTGTTGCGCCGCTGCTCTGCGCCGGCATCACCACCTACTCGCCGCTGCGCCAGTGGAACGTCAAGCCGGGCGACAAGGTGGGTATCGTCGGCCTCGGTGGCCTCGGCCATATGGGCGTGAAGATCGCCGCCGCCATGGGCGCTCACGTGGTGCTGTTCACCACCTCGCCGAACAAGCGTGAAGACGCCCTGCGCCTGGGCGCTGCCGAAGTGGTGGTGTCGAAGAACGCCGACGAGATGGCGGCCCACGCCAACAGCTTCGACTTCATCCTCAACACCGTGGCCGCCCCGCACAACCTGGATGCCTTCCTCGGCCTGCTCAAGCGCGACGCCACCATGACCCTGGTCGGCGTACCGGACTCGGCGCACCCGTCGCCGGAAGTCTTCGGCCTGATCTTCAAGCGCCGCCGCCTGGCCGGTTCGCTGATCGGCGGCATCGCCGAAACCCAGGAAATGCTCGACTTCTGCGCCGAGCACAACATCGTCTCGGACATCGAAATGATCGATATCCAGAACATCAACGAAGCCTACGAACGCATGCTCAAGAGCGACGTGAAGTACCGCTTCGTGATCGACATGGCTTCCCTGGCCAAGGATCAGGACGCGGCGTAA
- a CDS encoding DUF3304 domain-containing protein: MSKSLKSPAARSLIRRYSSAVLPLALLLVSGCMARESEMLGAPVEGYNHTSAAINRFTVNGAGGPNIGPYQGGGKQVCCSSVPRYWRPGLRAIVEWEKDPSPYGYANWSERLYSDAWNKRMDEHRSHYTRHRMVVEIPQYQEAGTLKVHFLPCDQVKVSADNIFYDTPGYPYNFPRKMEDKECPKA, translated from the coding sequence ATGTCCAAAAGCCTGAAGTCACCGGCTGCGCGTAGCTTGATACGCCGCTATTCATCTGCTGTTTTGCCGCTGGCGTTATTGCTGGTCAGTGGTTGTATGGCCAGAGAGTCCGAGATGCTTGGTGCGCCTGTTGAGGGTTATAACCATACTTCTGCGGCTATTAATCGATTTACCGTCAATGGTGCCGGCGGTCCAAATATTGGTCCGTACCAAGGGGGGGGGAAGCAAGTTTGCTGTAGTTCGGTACCGCGCTATTGGCGACCAGGGTTAAGGGCAATCGTCGAGTGGGAGAAAGACCCTTCACCTTACGGGTATGCAAATTGGTCTGAGCGTTTGTATTCTGATGCATGGAATAAACGCATGGATGAGCACCGTAGTCATTATACTCGTCACCGAATGGTCGTCGAAATTCCTCAGTACCAAGAAGCCGGTACATTAAAGGTTCATTTTTTGCCTTGCGATCAGGTCAAGGTCTCCGCAGACAATATTTTTTACGATACACCAGGTTACCCCTATAACTTTCCACGCAAGATGGAGGATAAGGAATGTCCCAAAGCCTGA
- a CDS encoding DUF4123 domain-containing protein, translated as MKSPTHSWLTLLGEQAAEAGLQHVDLLVDASNLQYPLLSRLDEIEQPPERAMLLQGTPEEAIAADGPILLRIRAEQLKQRSWLDELLASKNAHQHLLALLSPWPFAQLASHLSHCTQAEWNDGRGSGLLRFYDPRMLVPTSEALDPHQAWFHAPIITWHWQDRDRMPRSLAGNLMRPTEVPSPLPTLRLTRAQASGLLAWSAAENYRRSWGVQPQDYGLALQELLMRHLMHGQLAANREGVYDLDQRDTFIRDWLAENSPIAPPVQEAEVWA; from the coding sequence ATGAAATCCCCAACCCACAGTTGGCTCACTCTGCTTGGCGAGCAGGCAGCAGAGGCTGGCCTGCAGCATGTCGATCTATTGGTCGATGCCAGCAACCTCCAATACCCGTTGCTTTCGCGCCTCGATGAAATCGAGCAGCCGCCGGAGAGGGCCATGCTTCTACAGGGCACTCCGGAAGAAGCCATCGCCGCGGATGGACCGATCCTGTTGCGCATAAGAGCCGAGCAGCTCAAACAGCGGTCCTGGCTCGACGAATTGCTCGCCAGCAAAAATGCCCATCAGCATCTTCTGGCGCTGCTCAGCCCGTGGCCGTTTGCCCAGCTTGCCAGTCACCTGAGCCACTGCACCCAGGCCGAATGGAACGACGGCCGAGGCAGTGGACTGCTGCGTTTCTATGACCCACGCATGCTGGTTCCCACCAGTGAAGCGCTGGATCCTCATCAGGCATGGTTTCACGCGCCGATCATTACCTGGCACTGGCAGGACCGTGATCGTATGCCTCGCAGCTTGGCGGGTAACCTCATGCGCCCGACCGAGGTGCCATCGCCACTTCCCACGTTGCGGCTGACAAGAGCCCAGGCGTCCGGCTTGCTCGCCTGGAGCGCTGCAGAAAACTATCGCCGTAGCTGGGGCGTGCAGCCGCAGGACTACGGCCTGGCGCTGCAGGAACTGTTGATGCGCCACCTGATGCACGGGCAGTTGGCGGCGAACCGAGAGGGCGTGTATGACCTCGACCAGCGCGACACCTTCATACGCGACTGGCTGGCCGAAAACTCGCCAATCGCGCCGCCTGTCCAAGAGGCCGAGGTGTGGGCGTGA